In Malaclemys terrapin pileata isolate rMalTer1 chromosome 10, rMalTer1.hap1, whole genome shotgun sequence, the following are encoded in one genomic region:
- the PYGO1 gene encoding pygopus homolog 1, whose amino-acid sequence MSAEQEKDPIALKRSRGGDSGLDGLGGPGVQLGSPDKKKRKSNTQGSSFPPPSEYAPPPNPSSDHLVAANPFDDNYNIVSYKPLPSGSPYFNHPGYPGFGGYNTFRMPPHMLPRMSSPYGGSYTLRNQPHPLPQNPVGMGFNRPHAFNFGPHDNTGFGNQPSYNSGQMSQNVNMPSQHFRPNPGENFGHIPPQNTSQIPHPDMTSNFGTASNPHFNSQLDSNHSFVPPPNTYNQTKPSAQKQDFSQGASKTSNQNTATHQHHHRTDDIVNQGSADLKNVNRNTVVNQESNHSHNADNTNSSHANGTQSKPRQPRVTAEGCNSEKSSKTSLHLSRHGHSSSEPVYPCGICTHEVNDDQDAILCEASCQKWFHRICTGMTESAYGLLTAEASAVWGCDTCMAEKDVQLMRTRETAGPPALNSDG is encoded by the exons ATGTCAGCGGAACAGGAGAAGGATCCCATCGCGCTGAAGAGATCCCGAG GTGGTGACAGTGGATTGGATGGGTTAGGAGGACCAGGAGTACAACTTGGAAGCCCAGATAAGAAAAAGCGCAAGTCAAATACACAG GGatcttcctttcctcctccatCTGAATATGCTCCACCGCCGAATCCAAGCTCAGACCACCTTGTAGCGGCTAATCCATTTGATGATAACTATAATATTGTCTCCTATAAACCTCTACCTTCAGGAAGTCCTTATTTTAACCATCCTGGTTACCCTGGTTTTGGAGGTTATAACACTTTCAGAATGCCACCTCACATGCTGCCCAGAATGTCCTCACCATATGGTGGTTCTTACACCCTCAGAAACCAGCCACACCCACTTCCTCAGAACCCTGTGGGAATGGGTTTTAATCGACCTCATGCTTTCAACTTTGGTCCACATGATAACACAGGTTTTGGAAATCAGCCATCTTATAACAGTGGTCAAATGAGTCAAAATGTCAATATGCCCAGTCAACACTTCAGACCAAATCCTGGTGAGAACTTTGGTCACATTCCTCCACAAAATACTAGTCAAATACCACACCCTGACATGACATCTAACTTTGGAACTGCAAGCAATCCACATTTTAATTCCCAGTTAGATTCAAACCATTCTTTTGTTCCACCACCCAACACCTACAACCAGACAAAACCATCAGCACAAAAGCAAGACTTCAGTCAAGGTGCAAGCAAAACTTCCAACCAGAACACGGCTACACATCAGCATCACCACAGAACAGATGACATCGTGAACCAAGGTAGTGCTGACTTAAAAAATGTTAATCGAAACACTGTAGTAAATCAAGAGAGCAACCATTCTCATAATGCAGATAACACTAACAGTAGTCATGCTAATGGGACTCAGAGCAAGCCCCGTCAGCCTAGAGTTACAGCTGAAGGCTGCAACTCTGAAAAGAGCAGCAAAACATCTCTCCACCTCAGTCGTCATGGTCATTCATCCTCTGAGCCAGTCTATCCATGTGGAATTTGTACACATGAAGTTAATGATGACCAGGATGCCATCTTGTGTGAAGCTTCTTGTCAAAAATGGTTTCATCGGATCTGTACGGGCATGACTGAGTCTGCTTATGGCCTCCTCACTGCAGAAGCATCAGCAGTATGGGGCTGTGATACTTGCATGGCTGAAAAGGATGTCCAGTTGATGCGTACTAGGGAGACTGCAGGGCCACCTGCATTGAATAGTGATGGATAA